Proteins encoded in a region of the Paenibacillus sp. W2I17 genome:
- the purK gene encoding 5-(carboxyamino)imidazole ribonucleotide synthase, giving the protein MSSTGNQSSTAGEVQHVLLPGKTTIGILGGGQLGRMMTLAGTAMGYRFVTLDPAADAPCGQVARQIEAGYDDAKAALELARECDVITYEFENVDVEVAGLLERESYVPQGSALLYTTQHRLREKRAIEAAGVRVAPYREITSADTMLAAVSELGVPCVLKTVTGGYDGKGQRVIREASQAVAAYEELAATGAELVLEQFIKFECEISVVVARSTNGEIKTFPPAENIHVNNILHASIVPARVAADIQIEAQKLAAAVAESMKAVGLLAVELFVAADGRLYVNELAPRPHNSGHYTMEACATSQFEQHIRAICGLPLGDTSLLSPVVMVNVLGEHLEGIIARTGQPDAEAIDLGVIPKLHIYGKTEAKTGRKMGHVNLLCQDVEEGLQWIEQTNLWRNTNS; this is encoded by the coding sequence ATGAGTAGTACAGGGAATCAATCCAGTACGGCAGGAGAAGTACAGCATGTCCTGCTGCCCGGGAAGACAACCATCGGCATTCTTGGAGGCGGACAGCTCGGACGTATGATGACGCTCGCAGGAACGGCAATGGGTTATCGATTCGTTACTCTTGATCCCGCTGCGGATGCACCTTGTGGTCAAGTTGCTCGTCAGATTGAAGCTGGTTATGACGATGCCAAAGCTGCACTTGAACTGGCTCGGGAATGCGATGTCATTACGTATGAATTCGAAAATGTGGATGTAGAAGTCGCTGGGCTGCTCGAGCGTGAGTCCTACGTTCCGCAAGGAAGTGCGTTACTGTACACCACACAACATCGGTTACGTGAAAAACGTGCGATCGAAGCTGCTGGAGTAAGAGTCGCGCCTTATCGTGAGATCACAAGTGCGGATACGATGCTTGCTGCTGTTAGCGAACTTGGAGTGCCATGTGTACTGAAGACGGTGACTGGAGGCTACGATGGCAAAGGTCAACGGGTCATCCGGGAAGCAAGTCAGGCTGTTGCCGCATACGAAGAACTTGCAGCTACAGGTGCGGAACTGGTGCTGGAACAATTCATCAAGTTTGAATGCGAGATATCGGTCGTTGTAGCGCGTAGTACAAATGGGGAGATCAAAACGTTCCCGCCAGCGGAGAACATTCATGTGAACAACATTTTGCATGCTTCAATTGTACCGGCTAGAGTTGCTGCAGACATCCAGATTGAAGCACAGAAACTGGCAGCAGCGGTAGCAGAATCCATGAAGGCTGTTGGGCTGCTGGCTGTGGAACTGTTTGTAGCGGCGGATGGAAGACTGTACGTTAACGAACTGGCACCAAGACCGCATAATTCTGGTCACTATACGATGGAAGCTTGTGCGACTTCTCAGTTCGAACAACATATCCGTGCGATCTGCGGATTACCACTTGGGGACACTTCGTTATTGAGCCCGGTTGTTATGGTCAATGTGCTTGGAGAACATCTGGAGGGCATTATCGCAAGAACAGGGCAACCTGATGCAGAAGCGATAGACCTCGGTGTGATTCCCAAGCTTCACATATATGGTAAAACCGAAGCAAAAACAGGACGGAAGATGGGGCATGTGAATCTGCTCTGTCAGGATGTTGAAGAAGGATTGCAATGGATTGAACAAACTAACCTCTGGAGGAATACAAATTCATGA
- the purE gene encoding 5-(carboxyamino)imidazole ribonucleotide mutase, protein MSLQVAVIMGSKSDWETMKHACEVLDELEIGYEKKVVSAHRTPDLMFEYAEQAIDRGFKVIIAGAGGAAHLPGMVAAKTMLPVIGVPVQSKALNGLDSLLSIVQMPGGIPVATVAIGKAGATNAGLLAAQMIGAFDPDVQRRSEARRERIKQEVLESSEEL, encoded by the coding sequence ATGTCACTGCAAGTCGCTGTAATTATGGGCAGCAAGTCGGATTGGGAAACGATGAAACATGCGTGCGAGGTGCTGGATGAATTGGAAATCGGATATGAGAAAAAAGTTGTCTCAGCTCATCGTACACCGGATTTGATGTTTGAATACGCAGAGCAGGCGATTGATCGGGGATTCAAGGTGATCATTGCAGGCGCAGGCGGGGCTGCACATCTACCCGGTATGGTAGCAGCCAAAACGATGCTTCCAGTCATTGGCGTTCCGGTTCAATCCAAAGCATTGAACGGCCTTGATTCCTTGTTGTCCATTGTTCAGATGCCTGGTGGTATTCCCGTCGCAACTGTGGCGATTGGCAAGGCAGGGGCAACGAATGCAGGATTGCTGGCTGCTCAAATGATCGGTGCTTTTGACCCGGATGTCCAACGCCGTTCTGAAGCTCGCCGAGAGCGCATCAAACAAGAAGTACTCGAAAGCAGTGAAGAACTATGA
- a CDS encoding universal stress protein has protein sequence MLFSKILVAYDGSKASNKALDRAIELAKVSPNAVLDVIHAFDFPRVFIGEGLAPLPPSLNNDYYNLAVQTTDEAKERIQAAGVTANVDLIQGAAAEVLLDFAKENDSDIIIIGSRGLGGIREFVLGSVSHNVVQHAQVPVLVVK, from the coding sequence ATGTTATTTTCCAAAATATTAGTGGCTTATGATGGTTCCAAAGCTTCAAATAAAGCACTTGATCGTGCGATTGAGCTAGCGAAAGTGTCCCCAAATGCAGTACTGGATGTCATTCATGCTTTTGATTTCCCTCGTGTATTCATCGGTGAGGGGTTGGCTCCACTGCCACCTTCCCTTAATAATGACTACTACAATCTGGCGGTGCAGACGACAGATGAAGCGAAAGAACGAATTCAGGCTGCGGGTGTAACGGCCAATGTGGATCTGATTCAAGGAGCGGCTGCGGAAGTATTGCTTGATTTTGCCAAAGAAAATGATTCTGATATCATTATTATTGGTAGCCGCGGACTGGGTGGTATTCGGGAATTTGTCCTGGGTAGTGTCAGTCACAATGTGGTGCAGCATGCGCAGGTTCCAGTACTGGTCGTAAAATAA
- a CDS encoding DUF1294 domain-containing protein, whose amino-acid sequence MQTGLILWFLFINVVGYLVMSDDKRRAQQRRDRTPERTLFLLAFIGGALGVWIAMYRKRHKTKHPSFTIGIPLLLFLNAVIYGYFIQ is encoded by the coding sequence ATGCAAACCGGACTTATATTGTGGTTTTTATTTATTAATGTAGTTGGTTATCTGGTGATGTCGGATGATAAGAGGCGTGCACAACAGCGTCGTGACCGTACACCTGAACGGACGTTATTCTTATTAGCATTTATAGGCGGTGCTTTGGGAGTCTGGATTGCGATGTATCGGAAAAGGCATAAGACTAAACATCCCAGCTTCACCATTGGCATTCCATTGTTGTTATTCTTGAATGCGGTAATCTATGGTTACTTTATTCAATGA